The Pecten maximus chromosome 10, xPecMax1.1, whole genome shotgun sequence region CAGATAGGGAACCACCCTGTAGTCTGGGACAGATAGGGAACCACCCTGTAGTCTGGGAAAGATAGGGAACCACCCTGTAGTCTGGGACAGATAGGGGACCACCCTGTAGTCTGGGAAAGATAGGGAACCACCCTGTAGTCTGGGACAGATAGGGGACCACTCTGTAGTCTGGGAAAGATAGGGAACCACCCTGTAGTCTGGGACAGATAGGGGACCACTCTGTAGTCTGGGAAAGATAGGGAACCACCCTGTAGTCTGGGAAAGATAGGGAACCACCCTGTAGTCTGGGACAGATAGGGAACCACCCTGTAGTCTGGGAAAGATAGGGAACCACCCTGTAGTCTGGGACAGATAGGGGACCACTCTGTAGTCTGGGACAGATAGGGAACCACCCTGTAGTCTGGGACAGATAGGGAACCACCCTGTAGTCTGGGGAAGATAGGGAACCATCCTGTAGTCTGGGGAAGATAGGGAACCACCCTGTAGTCTGGGACAGATAGGGAACCACCCTGTAGTCTGGGAAAGATAGGGAACCACTCTGTAGTCTGGGAAAGATAGGGAACCACTCTGTAGTCTGGGAAAGATAGGGAACCACCCTGTAGTCTGGGGAAAAATAGGGAACCACTCTGTAGTCTGGGGAAAAATAGGGAACCACCCTGTAGTCTGGGACAGTTAGGGAACCACTCTGTAGTCTGGGACAGTTAGGGAACCACTCTGTAGTCTGGAACAGATAGGGAACCATCCTGTAGTCTGGGAAAGATAGGGAACCATCCTGTTGTCTGGGACAGATAGGGAACCACCCTGTAGTCTGGGACAGTTCCATCTATATACGTTTATTATCCTCGTCAAATTCCAGTTTCCAAGGGTATCCCTCTCATAATGCTTCCAAGGGTACCCCTCCCCTCTCATAATGAATAACGTTCTAGGTTTGGTTATAACCGGACATGGAcgttaacatacatgtacactattaTTGCCAGCGGGAACACAGGGATTTGAAACGAATTCCCAATTCACTGTccataatatattattataccgatactcaatgtatcatatatactataatacatacgATATGGACCGTGGGTTAGGAAGTCGTACCAAGCCCCTGTTATCGTATGAGTTAGCTTGTCTGGAATGTAAGGTGTGTGATGTCATTCGGGCACTTACCTTGGCGCATGCGTAGTTGGGGTTTACCTGGAAGGTAATCAAGCCGTAGCGGAAGTTTCGAGTAGTGTTGTGACTGTTTTGAATTCGTGTGATATGTAAACTGGTACGTATAATGATCtttgttaaatgttaaaactgtttgattttaaactttCAAATCTTATTAACAGTACTCAAGAGTTTACCTGGTTAGCGAATGCATAATATATATCGTGGGAGACATTCTCGATTTGGCAGGTGTTAAAATACCGGAAGTGACTGTTGATTGTATTGTAGCTTGTGTTTATATTTGGTTATAGTATATGTAATCATAAACTTTACTTTCACTAGTCTACCATTggtatctatacatatatattagtGTTTGTGCAATACATATCATGAGGGAAGTCTATTATTCGTCAGTGTATATAAACCTGATCATCCTAACCCAATCAGCCCCCCCCCATACCCCAATCAATCGGCTATGGCCAGCCGTTTTGTGGCTCATCATCAACCAGAGAAAACTCTAGCTAGTTCAATAACAGCCCTAGCAGTCCCATATCACTTTGTCTAGCTATCTCAACACCAACTCTATCAGTCCCATATCaccctagcccgagttttctctggccctgtcaccatgtctggtgtagggccagatcTAGAGTGCACTACtttatgaaaacgtggaattatccgacaccgtttggtgtcgctaagaatttggtgcaaacAATAAAATCAgatgtgacataacacctaccttacatatatagcgtaaagcgagggtctatacggatgGAATAAAACACATAGAttggactaaatgggtgttctgtggtaaaaaaaaatctcatttatccatatgtGTAAGGTAGGAATTTTGGTATATAGTAAGAGGACCCTATGAGGTTGTGCTCTATGCAAAGATTTTCCCGAATTACCAGTTCtaatagagttatgcccctttttctttaaaagcGAGCAAATTTTTTTCCATCTATTCATACACTTAGTTTTGGATGGATTTTTTTGAAACTTTATACGGAGTTGAAGGACCACATGGAATTTTGCCGCCAGGAACAGCTTTTTCCTATAAAACCCAGAGTTCAGACCCTTTATGTAAGAAATGGTTACAAGTTTGTCCCGCTatggatttattttgttttcaatggattgactgcgaataaattagcGTATACTCATGGAAAAGCGAGGGGTATACTTGTCATCCCCCTCGGTGACAGCTCTAGTTGTTGTTTGTTCTGGCAATTATCAAACTTATCTTTCCTATTCAGACAGTACATTACAAGTAAATGACTGTTGCAGAATAATCCCAACCAGGTCTTATTGGATAATACGTATTACAAATGTATCATTTAATTTAACCGCAACCAGATCTTATTGAGTAATATATACCTATTATAAAGGTATCATTCACATCACTATGCATCATATGACATTgtttatctatctatatatatattatatgtttttggTTCTAATTTTGTTTAAGATTTGGACCCAAGTCACCATGACAACAATACCACCCTCTCAGGCCTATGCAGGGTCTAGTGCGAATGACAGTCAGTACTACTACAGTGACAGCTCAGCATGGACGAAGGACTTCCTCGTCACACGAGACCCAGTGTTTGTAAATAAAGCTGTTGTGAATGGCGAGTACATTGGTCGACAACCACACACCTACATCTACCTCGCGATAGCCGTCACAGTTCTCAACCCTCTTCTGGGACCATTTGCCATTATGTTTGCAGGTAAGTTATATTACACATCTTAACTATCCcaatgtttgtatacatttaagTATCACATTTACACTCTCCCCTTCCTGAGAATTCCATTTTAGCCCAACATCTTGTATTCTGAGAGTGTGTTGTTATTATTTCTTGGGAcccatgtatacatttttagtACAAATTGGAAATAAAGATtgccaacaggcagccatattggattttaaaaattgaaatttggTAGTGTTATAC contains the following coding sequences:
- the LOC117335707 gene encoding uncharacterized protein LOC117335707; the protein is MTTIPPSQAYAGSSANDSQYYYSDSSAWTKDFLVTRDPVFVNKAVVNGEYIGRQPHTYIYLAIAVTVLNPLLGPFAIMFAVMSGRSYDDGDIKTAMKWANYAFMMGMMTIGISVIVYIAIGFSLSGLGTKGGHTP